A stretch of DNA from Acidovorax carolinensis:
ATGACACCAGCGTAGGGTGCTTTCAGCACATAAAAACCCGATTGCGTGGTGGCGGCCCCTGCCTGCGCCTGGAGCGCCTGCACTTGGGCCTGGGTGGCCTGCAACTGCGCCTGGGCGCGGTCCAACGCCGCCTGGCTGATGTATTGTTTTTGAAAGAGCTGCTTCTGGCGCTCAAATTCCTTGCTGGCCACCTGCATGCTGGCGCGGGCGGCATCCACCTGCGCCACGCTGGCGGCGGCACTTTGCGAAGCCGCCCGGGCATCGAGACGCACCAGCTCTTGTCCGGCCTTGACTGTGTCGCCCACTTTCACCTGGAGTGAAACGATTGCGCCCTGTACCTGGGCCGAAAGCGTGGTGTCACGCACGGCCTCCACCACGCCATCGACACTGATTTGCCGGGTTGCGCCATTGGCCAGCACTTCATGCGTTTTGAGTGGTGTGGCTTCTACAGCCCAAACAGCTTGCACAGCCAACAGGCAGGTCAGCAGCGCGGCAGTGGCAAGTCGAGACATCAGCATCCGGTTCTCCATCCCCGAGGGTAGGGGTTCAGTATCAATTGATTTATTATTTAACTAAACAGCTAATTAGTCAATTGTTGTATGATGGCGAATGGCCTGATCTAAGACAGTGCTGGTATCTCCAGCCCTGAAGGCCCAGGAGTGACGTATGAAAGACATGCCTCAACAGGCGCTGGAAGAGGTTGCTGGTTACTTTCAGGTGCTGGCCGAGCCCACGCGCCTGCGCATCCTCAACATCTTGCGAGACGGAGAGCGCAACGTGGGTGATCTGGCGCAGATGTGTGGTTATACGGCTGCCAATGTGTCGCGGCATCTCTCCCTGATGACCAAACAAGGCCTTGTCTCGCGCGAAAGCCGGGGCACCAGCGTGTTCTACCGCTTTGCGGACGAGTCGGTTTACGCGCTGTGTGACCTGGTGTGTGACAACATCGCCCGCCAGCTGGAACGCTCGGCGGCCAGCCGGGCGATGTTCACGGTGTCATCTGATTCGGAATAGTTGCTTGCATCGGGAGTGGTTATGGCTGGCAAGGTTTTGCAGGTTCTTTGCAAGCCGTCAATTTGCGCTCCGCAAAGTGCCGATCGCAGTGGATCCCCACCCAAATTTCATCACAGGGAAGAAGAGAACAAAGAAATCAGCCGAGTCTGACTATATAATATTTAACATAATATACATCGTATCTAGTGCTGGGTGAGGATTGAAGCCGCTACCATCCATGCCCATGACTCTTTCAACCCCAGCCTTTCCCTCACCCTCCGTCACTTTCGGTCACCAAGGCCGTGTCTGCATCGTCACGGGTGGCGCGCAAGGCATTGGTGAGGCCTGTGTCCGCCGCTTTGCGGCTGAAGGCACCAAGCCGGTGATCGTTGATGTGGACGATATACGCGGGCAGGCCTTGGCGCAGGAGCTGGGCGCGCTGTATGTGCGCTGCGATGTGGGCGATAAAACTCAGGTGGATGCCCTGGTGCGCCAGGCACTGTCAGCCTACGGGCGCATCGACATGCTGGTGAACAATGCCGGCATCTTTCGTGCCGCGGACTTTCTGGATGTGACCGAGGCCGATTTTGAGGGCAAGCCAGGATACGGCCAGTTTTAGCTCATAAGCCTCTTAGTAATTAAAGGCGGCTTGCTTATGTGATAAGGTATATGCCGGCCACGCGGAATCGGCCCCCCTCGATAGCTCACGCGACCCGCTCTATGTCTCGGGGTGCTCTATCCCATCTTGATCGCTCGCCCTGGCCGCGCTGGCGCGAATGGCTTGGTCGTACGTCATCGTGCCCTCGACCACCGCCGCGACGTCCTCCAGAAATCGTGGTGTTGGTTCGTGGCCCGCAATGCGCGTGTTGGCAAGTGCTTGGAGCATGGCATCACAACGTTCTTGCGTCGTGCTCACGATTGCACCTCGACCCCAACGGGGGGCCAGGCCATCACCTCTCCACCGTGCAGCTGTGGATCGAACCGAGCAAGCAGGTTCTCCAGCGTGTGTCCATCCCGCCGCGGCTGGGAAGAAACGGCGCGCTCGCGGCAGCGAAGCTTGATGCGGAACCTTCTGTGGACTAGCCTTCTTGGTCATGCCCACGATTTTCCTCCTGGAACGGGTCGCGACGCTAGGCGCGCTGTCATTGCGACTTGACAGGCCGTGATGCAGCCTGGGAGCGGGATGCCGTGGTCAGAGAAGGCCTTGCCTAGACAACTGCACGA
This window harbors:
- a CDS encoding ArsR/SmtB family transcription factor, with protein sequence MKDMPQQALEEVAGYFQVLAEPTRLRILNILRDGERNVGDLAQMCGYTAANVSRHLSLMTKQGLVSRESRGTSVFYRFADESVYALCDLVCDNIARQLERSAASRAMFTVSSDSE
- a CDS encoding antitoxin VbhA family protein, producing the protein MLQALANTRIAGHEPTPRFLEDVAAVVEGTMTYDQAIRASAARASDQDGIEHPET